Within the Paenibacillus sp. AN1007 genome, the region TTCATAAAAGCCAGCAGCCCCATGCCCATAATGGTCAGCAGTGCGGTCCATTTGAAGGGGAGGGTAAAGTATAACACACTCAGTATGATGGTCTGTACTATGAACATGTAGAGAAGGGACTTCAGCGGATTACGGTTGGCAGCCCTCCCTCCAATCATATTGCCAATGGCAATAGCGACACCGTACAGCAGCAGAATGAAAGCCGTCGTTTTGTCTGAGTACCCGCTGATGTCATGCAGCAGCGGAGACAGATACGTGAATACAACAAACGTTCCTCCATAACCTACCGCTGTGATGGTAAAGGCAAGCAGGAGCCGTCCGTTCGTTACCAGCCTCACCTGATTTCGAAATGCAGTACGAGTTCCGCGCTGTAACGCAGAAGGGACCAGCAGCAGGTTGGCTGTCCACGCAAGGACCCCGACAGCTGCGATCAGGATAAAGGCAGCACGCCAGCCCAAGTGCTGGCCTATGAACGTACCGAAAGGCACACCGGTTACCGTTGCAATGGTTAGTCCCGAGAACATGGTGGCAATTGCACTTGCTCTGCGGTCAGCAGGCACCAGGTCGGCGGCTATGGTGGAGCCAATCGACATGAATAAGCCATGTGCCAGAGCCGATATTACCCGTGCGATGAGCAGCATGGTAATCCCGGTGGATAGTGAAGCCAGCGTACTGCCTGCTGTGAAAACCAGCATGATGACCAGCAGCAGCGTTTTGCGTGATATGGCTGCTGTCAGTGAAGTAAGGATTGGCGCACCGAACATGACGCCCAAAGCATATATGGTAACGGTCAGACCCGCTGAAGTTACGGAAATATGAAGATCGTCTGCGATCAACGGTAGGAGTCCTACACTGATGAATTCGGCTGTACCGATCGCAAACGCGCTGATTGCCAGTGCCAGCAGCGCCCAAGTGCTGTGTTTTGCCTCATGATGCATGTTCTGTTCAACTCCTAGAATGTAGATTTGCTTACCGGCAAATGCTATTATGAATTATTCGGTATAACATGGCTAGTACGTACTTTTTAGTACCCTACGTACTTTTTGGTGCCCATACATTAGCATAAACGGAACGAGCGAACTTGATTAAGGAGGAAGAAGGTCATCATGGAGCGTAAAAAATACAATATTTCGGTGGAAGCTACGCTGGAAGTCATTGGCGGCAAATGGAAATGTGTCATTCTCTGTCATCTGACTCATGGCAAAAAACGGACAAGTGATCTAAAGCGGATTATGCCGGCCATCACCCAGAAGATGCTGACACAGCAGCTGCGTGAACTGGAGAATGACGGCATTGTAAAACGAATAGTATACAATCAGGTCCCACCCAAGGTAGAGTATGAATTAAGTGAATACGGATGGAGCCTGGAGCCGATTCTGAACGCACTTTGTCATTGGGGAGACCAGCATATTATTAAAGAATACGGCGACAAAGCAGCCGTGCTGGAAGATAACGGCCTCAACGATTTTAAGACTGATCATCACAGGGAGCTGATGAAACCGTGAGATACGAAATTCTATACGATGGTGCATTTGCTATGCTCAAGGTAGAATTGCAGCGTGGCGAGCGTTTCAAGGCTGAAAGTGGAGCCATGGTATCCATGTCACCAACAGTTGAACTTAAAGGATCAGCAGAAGGCGGTATGTTTGCCGGATTTGGACGTATGCTGAGCGGGGAGAAATTTTTCTTTCAGGAATTGGCGGCAGCTGGAGGAAGTTCAGAAGTTTTGTTATCTCCATCAACCATGGGCGGCATAGAGGCCATAGAACTGGATGGGTCATACTCTTTGTATGTACAGAAAGACGGGTTT harbors:
- a CDS encoding winged helix-turn-helix transcriptional regulator translates to MERKKYNISVEATLEVIGGKWKCVILCHLTHGKKRTSDLKRIMPAITQKMLTQQLRELENDGIVKRIVYNQVPPKVEYELSEYGWSLEPILNALCHWGDQHIIKEYGDKAAVLEDNGLNDFKTDHHRELMKP
- a CDS encoding MFS transporter — translated: MHHEAKHSTWALLALAISAFAIGTAEFISVGLLPLIADDLHISVTSAGLTVTIYALGVMFGAPILTSLTAAISRKTLLLVIMLVFTAGSTLASLSTGITMLLIARVISALAHGLFMSIGSTIAADLVPADRRASAIATMFSGLTIATVTGVPFGTFIGQHLGWRAAFILIAAVGVLAWTANLLLVPSALQRGTRTAFRNQVRLVTNGRLLLAFTITAVGYGGTFVVFTYLSPLLHDISGYSDKTTAFILLLYGVAIAIGNMIGGRAANRNPLKSLLYMFIVQTIILSVLYFTLPFKWTALLTIMGMGLLAFMNVPGLQMVVVSLAERFAPQAKDVASAFNIASFNAGIAIGAYLGGVVNDSIGLIHTTWVGALMVLIAAMLTIWAKHLEQQVTAHSDKLDKREPNFIKV